Within the Butyrivibrio sp. AE3004 genome, the region AGGAACAGTCTTCATTATCATACTTCCGGCCTGTTCTTCCTTTTTTACCCCGTCCTTATCTTCGTAAAGATATCTTAGTACCACATAATATCTCATACCGGGATTCAGATTTGTAAAAGTATAGTGTATCGTATCGGCACTGACAACCACCATATGATTTGAGACGGCAGTCTTTGCATCATTTTCGTTTACTCCGATTCCGAGATAATACTCTTTTGCACCCGAAACCTTTGTCCAGTTTACTGTCGCACTTTCTGCAGAAAGTTTGCTCTGTGTCATGGCGGAAACGGCAGCGGATACTCTTTTTTCGGAAAACATTAAGAAGCATAGGAACATCAGTAAAAACAGCATGTACTGTTTTAAATACAAATTTTTATTTTTTCTCATCCGTTTCCTCTTTCTTTTTGCCTTTTCTTTTTTTCAGGAGTGTAAAATCATGCTTCAGTATTGCCTTATTTACAAGCAGCACAATTACACCGATAACAGCCGCAACAGCCAGAAGATATATTATTCTTGTAAAAAGGGTTGTTCTTTCGACTATAGCAAATACTTCCTCATTATTCTCCATTTCGATTTCCAGGTAGCTTCCCACTTTCTTTGACGGTATTTCCACCCAGTCCCCATCTCTGTATACCTTAACAACAGAGTTTTTAAAAGGATTATAAAGTCTTATCTTTCTGTCTGCAGCCTGAGAATATGTTCCTTCATCAATGCTAATCTTGTATTTGACAACTTTTTTCTCAACTGTCGGACTCTTTATTTCATACTTCGGCTCATCTACCGTTTCTGCAACAATCTGTGCGTCATCACCATAGCTTCCTCCAAGGATTGCTATGTGTTTCTGGGTATCCTCATATAATTCGCTGCTTTCTATTGCTTTGTTGGTAGCTACATATTCCCCTGTCATAACATAGCTGCCATCCATTGTCATTCCTGTTACATCAGGCCATTTTATATAATAGCCTTCCCGCAATTCTCCTTCGGGAAAAACAAGCTTTTCCATGCTGTCTCCGTATGCAAGTTCCTGCTCACCGAGTTTTTCTCCCTCTACCTCAAATACTACCTTCAAATGTCTGAATTGATTGGGGATAGTTCCGGATTCAAGAAGGCCATTATAGGTTACAGGCTCTGCAATGCTTGCAAGGCTTATATCGTCTATCCCGCCTATCTTGCTTTCAACAAAATAATTTCCGCTGATATTATCCAGCTTGGCTTTCTTTGTCTCCGGATCGGTATTTACTATACCTGCAACAGACCCGAATCTCTCTTCAGGTTTCTTCTGCCAGGTTACCATAGCTTTGCATCCGGTAATGGTCGTGCCATAACCTGTAATTCCGCCTACATACTTGTTTCCGTCAAGAAGACAAAGTGAATTGCAGTCCCTTATAATTGACAGGGATTGTCCCGCTATACCACCTGTATAGCTTCCTTCCAGACTTTTAACAAGTCCATAGCCATTGCTGGAAGTCACTATGCCCTGTGCCATATATCCGACTATAAGTCCTGCTCCGTCCTTCTTGGATTCAACTGTAGCTTCATTCTCACACTCACAGATAATATTCTTGAGCGTATACTTACTGCCTTTTCCGATGCTGAGATTACCGGCAGCATTTTCTTCCGGGTCCTCTTCATCAATTGCCATAGCTCCTGCTATTCCGCCTATATTGATATCTCCCTTTACAGTTCCCTTATTCCTTGAGCTGTCAACTCTTCCGGTTTTTGCTTTCTCTATTTCCTCATCGGACACGTCTGTAAAGACTTCCGGATTATCGTTATAGATTATATCAAACTTATCGGAAATAATATGGTAAATGACATTAACCTGATCATTTACAGCATTAAGATTGGAATTAAGTGTATGTGACGTACTTTTCCCGTCCTGATTGATATTCTCAAGTGAGCCTGTTATTCCTCTTAAGTTTGCGTGAAGCGAGTCAAGGCTTGCATCAAAATCACTTCCCAGTCCTGTCAGCCTGAGCTTTTCCTGTGAATTCAGATAATCGATTATGCTCCTTGTTCCGTTTGTTGCTTCCTTCAATTCATAATCTGCATCCTGAAGTGCGGCTATGGCATTCTGAGTTTCTCCGATAACCTCATCTCCTGCTGATTCAGCATAGGGTTTATAGGTTTCAAGTATTGTGGAAACACTTCCGAACATCCCTGAAACATTGCTTCCTGAATCAGTTGTAAGCTGTTGCAGTTCTGCAAGATAAGCATTAAGCTGCTTCTGCTCCTCAGCATTTAAAGCTCTCAGCTTTCTTACGCCTTCCTCATCATAGACATAATCACCATTCTCATCTGTTTCATACATTAGTTGATTTATAAGTCCGGTAATGTTTTCTATTCTCTGCTTATTTTCATTGGCCTTTGCTATATTGTCATATATCTGATTTTCGCTGTTCTCTATCTGATATCTGTCGTCTTCGGAAACTTCTCCGCCTACATTTATTGCTTCAATCGCCCTTGCAACCGCATTGTTAAAATAATACATTTTGTCAGATGCTCCTGATAAATGGTCAAGAACCCCCGGAATGTTCTGCATTACATATTCAAAACGCTCAAGAGCAACATTCAAAACCCTTATGTTCTGATTAACCGATGTGGTAATTTCACCTGCAATGGCATGCCCATCATCTACAACCCCGTTAGTATATGTTGTAAGATTTGAAACATCGGAAGATATAGTATCTACTCCGCCGTCCATATCATTTAGTGTCTGTTCCACAAGATCATGAAGCTTATCAGCTGCTTCAGGCAAGGTCTGCAGATCTTCGGGTTCAAGATAAGGCTCCATCTGTCCCACGATTCCGCCAACGTCCTTACGTCCGTTTATAGTCCCTGTGTTTGTGCTGTAGGACACAATTCCCATCTGTCTTCCGACTATTCCGCCGATATTATATCCCGCATGTTCATAGCCGATATTTCCCTTGTTGGTACATCTTACAATACTTCCCTTTGAATACCCTGCTATTCCACCTGTATCCGTACCCGAACGAAGCATATTTCCTTCTTCGGAAGTCATGGCTGTTATTGATTGCAGTATTCCTTCGCTTTTAGCATCATCCTTTACAACCCAGTCTGCACTGTCATTTATATTCCCATTATTAGATGATCCGGAAACAATACCATAATTCTTACCGGCTATGCCCCCTGTAAAATAATAGCCTGAGACATGCGCATCATTTTTGCAATTATTTATAATACCGGTTCTCTCATTTATTGCGGCAATGGGTCCAACCGTATTATTTCCTTCAATATGCCCGCTAAAGCTGCAGTCTTTTATAATGCCCTGGTTCATGCCGCAGAGACCGCCGGTAAACTTCATTTCATCAGTCATTTTAATGCTTCCGGTTACATTCAAATCCTGAACCATTCCGTTTGGTCCGATATATCTGAACAAACCGGTTATGTAGTTATCATTGACATTCCCATAGCCCTTGATCGAGTGCTTTTCTCCCTTAAAAATACCGTTAAAATAGGGAATGGTCTCAAAATCCCTGTCAGTAAGATCTATATCAGCTTTAAGCGTAACTATTTTATTCAGTGACCAGGCATCACTCTTACAATTCTTTGAAAATTCCACCAGATCTTCAAATGAAGTAATATCTATATTTTCATATACGATTTGTACCTGCTCGTCCTTAGCTTCCTCCTCTGAAGCTTCTGTATCCGCATTTTTTTCATCAGAAGCTTTTGTCCCCTGCTTTTCCGCATCTGAAGTCTTAGATTCCGGGCTTTCCGAATTAGGATTATCCTCCTTGGGATTTTCCCCTGATTCATCAGTCTCGTCCTCAGCTTTAATCGCCATATTCTCAATAGCTTCGCTCTTTACCTTATGTTCAACTTCCTCCATTATCTCATTGGCAATCTTCTCGCCTATTCCCTCAACGGCACTGACCTTGATTGTATTTGCGGAAGAAAGTGCTGCTACAATGGCAAATATTACAAAATCCTTTTTAAGAATGAGTTTAAGCTTTTTTATTTTCATGTCTCTTCCTCCCATTCCTATTCTTTTTCCTGCCCTCAGGCTTTTTTGAATACTCTGATCCAGGATTTTCCAAGGTCTCCTGGCCAGGATTATCAGTTTTTTCAAAACCTTCTTCTGCAGCTGTTTCCGAACTAACAGAATTTTCAGATACTATATCCTTATTTTCTTCAAATGCCTCTCTTTCAAGCTTTTTTATGTCGTCGTTAAAAAGCAGATCCATTTCTTCAGGATTAAGATCTGATGCTTCAAGTCTTCCCATGTTTCCGCTCTGTACAAGAGCTCTTACATCACCCATTACAACCGCATGAACTTCACCGATAATTCTTCCGTTTATCTGTCCCTCTATTCTTCCGTCTATTCTCATAAGTCCGGTATCACGTTCAATCCCAAGCGGCACGGATACCTCAAAGGATGTCTTATCTATGATTGAAGCCCCGATAAGAAGTATCTGAGGAAGTACAAACATTACCAGGAGTATGGAAATAATTGTTCCTCGTCCAAGACACTGTCCGATACCGCATATTGCTCCGTCTGAAGTCAAAAGGCCTATGGAAATTCCTGCAAGTGCAAGCATTGAACCGGAGGTTATTATTGTCGGAAATGCAAAGTTCATGGTTTCAATTATCGCATCTCTATGAGACATCTTATCCTTAAGCTCCATGAATCTTCCCGAGATGACAATCGCATAGTCGATATTTGCACCCATCTGAATAGAACTTACGATCAGGTATGTCATAAAGAAAATGTTGTTTTTCTGTATTGTCGGAAAAGCAAAATTTATCCAGATAGCACCTTCAATAACGGCGATCAGAAGCACCGGCATTCCTGCTGACTTGAAGGTAAACAGAAGTACCACCAGTACCGCCAGAATTGAAATTACCGTAACAACGGTATTATCTCTTGAAAAAGTCTTCTGCAAGTCATACTGGCTGGTTGCCTCACCTATAACAAGAATCTGTCCGTCATAGTACTTATTTGCCATTGTATGCATCTGGTCAAGGAATTCAAAAGTTTCTTTGCCTTCCTGGGGAAGATTTAAATATACAAGAATTCTGCTGTATTTTTCTCCCTGAAGCTGTTTTTTTGCAATGTTCATCTGCTCATAGGCATCATCAAGAGTCTCTTTCATGCTGTCATCCAGCGTCACATAGCCCTCATCCACTTCCTCATGCAGGAACATTATCATATCTATAAGGGGAACCCTGTATGTAGAAATTCCGTTAACAAGCTTTGCATAGTTTTTATCATTCACGGCATATGCCATATACAAAAGCTCAGACACCTCATAATCAAGCTCCAAAAGCTCCGAAAACTCTCTGGCTGTCAGTTTATCCGCAAGACAATAGCCTCCCATCGCCTCAATGTTTGCAAGTCCCTGTGCGGACTTAACCTCAGGACAGGAAAGATATGTCTGGATAAGCCTTTTTTCCTTCTCATAATTGCCCGCAGGAATATTGACTGCCACGAAATTAGAATCCCCAAAGGTTTCGCTTATCATTTCCGTTGCAATCTGAGTCTCATTCTTGATCGGTGTTTCTATTTTGGTATACCCATAGACAAAAGGACAGTGATTCTGAATAAAAAACGCTCCTATTATTACAGCAACAAATACAGGCGGAACTATGAATCTTGTAAAATAATCAAAGCTGCCGACAAATGGAATCTGAGGGATAAAGCTTTTATGCTTGGTTTTATCCATCCAGGGTCCGAATATCATAAGAAGTCCGGGCATAAGAAGAAATACGGCTATAAGACTTAGTACAATAGCCTTGATCAGACAGATAGCCATATCGCGTCCTATTCCGAACTGCATGAACATCATTGCCACAAGACCGCCTATTGTTGTAAGCGAGCTTGAAGATATTTCCGGAATTGCCTTACTTAAAGCCACAATATCAGCTTCTCTTATAGGCAGGTTTTCATGCTCTTCTTTATATCTGTTACAAAAAATAACTGCATAGTCGATAGACAAAGCCAGCTGTAAGACAATTGTTACCGAATCGGACACAAAGGAAATTGTGCCAAGTATAAAATTGGTTCCGGCCGACATCAGCGCAGCAGCACCAAATGTAAGAAGAAGTACCGGAATTTCCGCATAGGTCTGTGATGTCAGAACAAGCACAACCAGCACTATCACAACAACCAGCGCACTTACAGTCTGCATCTCCTTCTGGATTGTTTCAGCGGCTGCATTGCCCATAGAAGTACTGACAAATATATCATAGTCCGAAAGCATTTCTTTTATTTCATCAAGTCCGTCCAAAGACCTTTGATCAGTTTCCTCGTACTTAAAGGTAATATCAAAAAGCGCAGAAAAGTTGTTGTAATGATCAGGTGTTTCATTAAAAGTGATCATCGCAACATCATCTCTTTTCCCAATCGTTTCAGAAAGATCTTTTGCATCCTCATATACAATATTGGACACCATGATCTTTGCAGATCCGTAGGTTGTATACTCTTTACCCATGAGATCAAGACCGAGGCTGGTCTCAAAAGAGCTTGGAAGATAAGCCGAGAGCAAATTCTCAACCTTTACCATTCCCGATGCTATAGCGCAGAATATCAACGCTATTCCAAATAACAGAAAGAAGAGGTTTCTTCTGTCAACGATGAAGGACGCAACCTTCATCATAACATCACCGTCTTCTTTAGTGATGGCGGCTTTTTCAGGTTTAGCCATATTCAATTCCCCCCAAAAAACTTTTCAAAGAAATTGAATTTTCTCATCGTTCAATTTCTTATAATAAATTATTTTATCATATTATTTAGTCAAATACTTAAGATAGGTCCTGGTTTTACGCATTTTCGCCCAGTCTGAAGACAATGTGTTCTTCCGCCTTTTTTGCGTTTGCTTCCGCTTCATCGGCATTTTTACCTACCGCAATGATATGTCCCCATCTGTCACCACTGTTTTTTAATCTGCCCGCTTTTTCTCCAACCTTTTTATATATGGATATTTCTACCACACCGGGCATTTTCTCTGCTTCAAAAACCCCCTCGATCGCAGTTATCACAAATTCTTTTCCATCTGCACTGCTTTCCTCTTTTGAATGAAGAAATCTGATAGCAGAGCCTTCATTCTTTGAACTCTTACAGTCCACCTTTTCACCAATTGTTGATGAAATACATAAATCTATGAGATCAACTCCGGTAGAAAGTGGAACAAGCCTTGATGTTATAAAGTCACCTCCAAGCCTTGCGGCTATTTCGACCAGCTTAGCACCTTCTTTTGTCACCTTAATTTCCGTATGCGATGGACCGTCAATTATTCCGACCGCTTTTATCGCTGCTTTGGCAACCTTTTTTATATCATCCTGTACTTCCTTTGGAAGTCTTGAAGGTTCCGTATGGCCGGTTTCTACAAAAAAGGGAACTTCGGTAACCATCTTATCGGTTATGGTAATTATGTTTGTTTCTCCGGAAACCGTAAAAGACTCAACACTTACTTCCGGACCTTCCATAAATTCCTCAAGAAGAACCTCCCCGCTCCTTGAATACTGTCTTGTATAATTGTATATTTCTTTGAGCTTTTCCTGTTTTATATCTTCCTCCGGAGTTTTATACCCGCTTGCATTAACAAGCACAACTCCTCTGCTCGCAGCATTATCCGCAGGTTTGCATACAAATCTGTCACCAAGGAGCCTTGCTGCCTCCATAAATTCCTTTTCATCAGAAACTACGTGAAACTCAGGGATAGGCACATTGCATTCCTTCATACGTCTTCTCATAGCAGCCTTGTCAGTTGCACATATGGAGTTTTCATAGGAAATATCATTTCTTTTGCCAAGCTGTTCATTCACAAAGGCAACGGTCCTTACGGGCATATCGCTGGTTGAGGTTATGATATAATCCGGCTCATATTTCTTTGCAGCTTCAAGCACAGCGTCCCTGTCAATTGTACTGATGCACAAAAACTCATCGGCAAATTCAATACCAACCGCTTCCGGATCATAATCAAGGGCATATACATACAAGCCCTTCTCCTTTGCTTTTTTTATTGCAGGTACCTGCAAAGCACTTGCTCCAAGTATAAAAATCTTTTTCATAAAACTCACATCTCCATAAGTACTTCTGCTATTCTGTCAGCACCCTGACCATCTATAAGTTGCTTTAGTTTGTTTGATTTTTCTATTCTCTCCGAGGTGTCCATGAAAGCCACTTCCTCTATGAATTCAATAATCGAAGTAAGGACTTCATTCATATCATTTCTAAAATCACCCGCATATGGGATATATCCCCTGTTTGCGAAAAACATCGCATCCGGCTCCTGATTCTCCGCAAAGACAAAGCTTATGGACAATACGCCTACAGCACACAGTTCGTACAAAGTCGTTCCCGCAGGTGTGATCGCAACATCACAGCTCCCCATTATATCTGCAACATTTGATACATTCTGATGCAAAACCACATATCCGTCCTCAATATATTCCTGAACTTTCTCTGTAACACGATAAAAACGTCCTGCAAGAAGATGGATTTTCTTTTTTCCCTCTCTGAAATGCAGTTCGGGATCCTTTAAGATTGCGGTAATAATAATCTCCGACAGCCCCATGGAATCCGCGCCTCCGGTAGTCAGAAAAATGTTGCCGATATCATTTTTGTTATAGCCATAAGTTCTGTGGGCTCCATCTGCAGCTTCTTTGTTTTCGTCAGCAACAAGTTTTTCATCTTCAACAAGCTCAATATTCATCAAAAGCTCGCCATCAGTTCCAAACCTCCCCATATCACCTGCAACACCCGTTCCGCGAGTCATTCTGCTCTTATTTACAAACTGCTCCCTGATAGGTATGTATTTAGTTCCAAGCAGCAGCATTGGTACATCTTCTCCGTAGAATTCTTCATAGGAAAGATCTACAGCTCCCGGACTATAATTTAAAATTGCGGTTGCGGGAAATCTTTCCTTTTGCATATCATCGATATACATGGTTCTGATACCGTTCGATTCAAGCATTCGAATATACTCAGGAGTTGCATAATAGCTGTCCACCAGAATTGTGGTTATCTCCTCATCATGAAGATAATCAAGCAGAAGTATAATCTCCTGCTCCAGAAGCCTCCAGTCGGTTCCAAGCACAAAAAAACCGTACTCTTCCTCAATATAAGGCACTATATTATTATCCGCAGACACAAAAACGACAGAGCATCCCATCTGCTGCAGACTACCAGCTATTGTCCTGCAGCGCATGATATGCCCCGTCGCCACTATTTCATTTGCGTCCACACGAATCGCTATCGTACTCAATTTTGCTCCAATCCAGCGGTGTTCCGCGTGTTAGCTTATGTTTAGCCTTTTTGCCAAGTACCTCTTCATAATACTTTGGCTTCATTCCCTGAATATTGTAGGATCTGATACTTCTTACATTTTTTTCAGTAAGAGCTTCGCCTTCCTCAACATCCTCAACTATAAAAAGAGATCTTCGATTGGTATATTCTCCTGCTTCAGCCTCAGTAGGACCATAAAAAATACTACCAAGAGCCAGCTCCGCATCATGCACTCCCTTAACCATATCTGCAAATTCCTTCGGTTCCATTGAAAATGCGGAATCTGCAGACGGAAGATTTCTGTCCAGGCAAAAATGTTTTTCAATTACAACTGCCCCAAGTGCCGCTGCTGCAATAGCAGCTGTTGCACCCATAGAATGATCTGACAGCCCTATTGGCACATCAAACTTTTCTTTCATGTCAGGTATGGTCCTGAGATTAAGGTCTGAAGACACAGTCGGATAAACGCTGCAACACTTAAGGAGAATTATTTCATCATTCCCCTGTGATCTTATCGCATCGATCGCTTCCCTGATTTCCTCCTCAGAGCCCATTCCTGTGGACATTATGATCGGCTTACCTGTCTTTGCAATATATTTTATAAGAGGAATATCAACCAGTTCAAATGATGCTATTTTGTAGAATTCCTCTCCGATGTTTTCCAAATAATCAACCGAAGTGGTATCAAATGGTGTAGAGAGAAAATCTATACCGCATTCCTCACACTTTTTCTTAATGGGTTCCATCCATTCCCACGGAGTATATGCCTCTTTATAAAGATCATGCAGATTATAACCGTCCCAAAGGCCGCCATGTATTCTGAAAGCCTCAGCATCACAGTCTATCGTGATTGTATCTGCCGTATAGGTTTGAGTTTTAAGGCAGTCGGCACCGGCCTTTGCTGCCTCCTCAACTATTTTCAGCGCATTTTCAAGACTTCCGCCATGATTTGCACTCATCTCAGCGATAATGTATGCTCGATTATTTTTCAGGCAATCTTTTAACTTCATAAAACCTCATCCGCCAGCTTTGCTGACATTATTTCAATATTCCCTGCTCAGTAAGAAATCTGTACTTAAGTTCTGCAAGAAGCCAGTCACTTTCATTATCTATATCCTGTGACTCCACCGGATCGATGATATACGGTATGGATTTCTCCATAGTCGTATCCTTCTGAATTTTAAATGCATCATTTCTGAAAATATAGAACTGACCGCACTCATGATACTGTTTCTGAAGATCCTGGCTCCTGGTGGTTGCATACTCAGGATGAAGCATCTTCACAAGTCCTTTCTCATCTATAAAAAGCCCTCTCTGAGGAGGATATGAAAATTCCTGCATCGGAACAATTGACTCAGCACCGGCTTTAACAAGCTCATCCATTGCTTCCTTTAATTTCCTTGCTGTAACAAAAGGCGCTGTAGGATAAATGCAGCATCCGTATTCAAAGGTTTGCCCCATCTCCTCATATCTGTCAAGAACTTCCAAAAGGACGTCCGCAGTAGTTGCAGTGTCATTTGATGTCTCAGGAGATCTGTAAAAAGGGACTTTAGCACCTGCTGCCTTTGCTATCTCCGCAATTTCCTCATCATCTGTAGATACCATTACTTCATCAAATATTCCTGACTGCAGTGCTGCCTCTATAGAATAATTGATAATCGGTTTTCCGTTAAATATTTTAATGTTTTTACGTGGTATTCTCTTACTTCCGCCACGTGCGGTTATTATAGCAATTGCGCTCATGTATACTCCTGTTACAGGCACTTTTTTAAACTCTGTAATAATCCACTATCTTCTGTACTGCCTGTATAACATCCTCGGCATCTTCATTGGTCATACCTGAATATAGCGGAATTGTTATCATCTCATCATAAAGCTTCTCCGCATTAGGACAAATTCCCTTTTTATATCCCTGTTTTTCATAGTAAGGGAAATAGTATGTAGGAATATAGTGAACATTACAAATTATGTTCTCAGCTCCAAGAGCGTCGAAGAATTCTCTTCTGCCTATTTTAAGCTTTTCGGGAACAAGCCTTAAAATATACAGGTGTCTGCATGAATCGGAATTCTTATCCTCCTTCTGCACAAAAAGCTCGGGCATTTTTGAAAACGCTTCATCATACTTTGCCCTTATTTCTTTTCTTCTCTTAATAAACTCGGGAAGCCTGTCAAGCTGACTGCACACAAGTGCTGCCTGCATATCTGTAAGTCTGTAATTTGGCGCAAGAAGAAGCTGCTCGTAGTACCAGGGACCATCGCTCTCATTTTGCATAAGTGAAGTATCCCTTGTTATTCCGTGAGTTCTAAGAAGAATCAGTTTCTTATATAGTTCTTCATCACTTGTGACAATCGCTCCGCCTTCACCTCCTGTAATTGTTTTAACAGCGTGAAAGCTAAAGGTTGTCATATCCGCCAAAGTGCCTACGTGCTTGCCCTTATATTTAGTTCCGATCGAGTGAGCTGCGTCCTCTATCATTACAAGACCGTGTCTGTCGCAGATAGCTCTTATCTCGTCCAATGCCCCTGTCTGTCCTGTGTAATCAACAGGAATAACAGCCTTGGTCTTATCGGTAATCTTCCTTTCAATATCCGCAGGATCAATCTGATACGTCTCGGGATCAATATCCGCAAACACAGGCTTAGCCCCGCAATAAAATGCGCAGTTTGCACTTGCTGCAAAGGTTATCGGTGTAGTAATAACCTCATCCCCGGGTCCAACGCCTGCAGCAAGACATGCAATATGCAAAGCGGCAGTATCATTACTTATAGCTACCGCATATTTTGCACCTGTTATTTCGCAGAGCATTTTTTCCATCCTGGTAATAGCAGGTCCCGTAGTGAGGTAATCACTTTTAAGCACCTCTACAACCGCCTCAATATCATTCTCATTTATATCCTGGTGGGAATAGTATAATTTTTTGTCTCTAACGGGCGAACCCCCGCAAATAGCAGGGATTCCGTTTATCTTATCATTCATTTGTACTCCAGTTTATCAGTGATCTACTGCTTCGTGTAATCTGTTTCTGATGTCCTCTACGCTCATCCACTCTGTGTTGTTACCTGAGCTGTATGAAAATCCTTCGGGTACCTTCTTACCTGCCGGATCCGGTGTCTGTCTGTCATTAAACGTAACCTGAGGATATACAATGAAATGCTTGTCAAATTCATATGTGAAAGGTGCATCCTCTACTGTTACCATGATTTCATCCAGCTTTTCACCGGGACGGATTCCTATTTCAGTGGTTGCAATTCCGGGGCACATAGCCTCAGCAAGATCAGTAACCTTAAATGAAGGAATTTTACTGATAAAGGTTTCTCCGCCCTTTGCCTCATTAAGAGCCTTAAGCACAAGCTCAACTCCCTCCGGAAGGCTTATCCAGAAACGTGTCATTCTGTAGTCGGTAATAGGAAGCTCCTTTTCGCCTTTTTCAATAAGGTGCTTGAACAGCGGAATAATCGATCCTCTACTTCCCGCAACATTGCCATATCTGACAATAGAGAAATTTATATCCTTATTACCCGCATAGGCATTTGCAGCTATAAAGAGTTTATCGGAAACCATCTTTGTTGCGCCGTAAAGGTTTACAGGATTAACTGCTTTGTCTGTACTTAGTGCAACAACACGCTTAACTCCTGTATTAAGAGCTGCATTTATAACATTCTGCGCACCGTTGACATTGGTCTTTATGGCCTCGTCGGGGTTGTACTCGCAAGCAGGAACCTGCTTAAGGGCAGCTGCATGGATCACGTAATCAACACCTTCCATGGCGCGTTCCATTCGTGCTGCGTCTCTGACATCACCGATGAAAAATCTCATCTGGTCGGCATGCTCTTTGTAAACCTTCTCATTGGCCATTGTGTATTGCTTATATTCATCACGTGAATACACAATTATCTTCTTGGGATTGTAGTTTTCAAGAAGATACTCGGTAAAGCAGTGTCCGAAAGAACCTGTTCCTCCTGTTACAAGTATGGTTT harbors:
- a CDS encoding methyl-accepting chemotaxis protein, producing the protein MKIKKLKLILKKDFVIFAIVAALSSANTIKVSAVEGIGEKIANEIMEEVEHKVKSEAIENMAIKAEDETDESGENPKEDNPNSESPESKTSDAEKQGTKASDEKNADTEASEEEAKDEQVQIVYENIDITSFEDLVEFSKNCKSDAWSLNKIVTLKADIDLTDRDFETIPYFNGIFKGEKHSIKGYGNVNDNYITGLFRYIGPNGMVQDLNVTGSIKMTDEMKFTGGLCGMNQGIIKDCSFSGHIEGNNTVGPIAAINERTGIINNCKNDAHVSGYYFTGGIAGKNYGIVSGSSNNGNINDSADWVVKDDAKSEGILQSITAMTSEEGNMLRSGTDTGGIAGYSKGSIVRCTNKGNIGYEHAGYNIGGIVGRQMGIVSYSTNTGTINGRKDVGGIVGQMEPYLEPEDLQTLPEAADKLHDLVEQTLNDMDGGVDTISSDVSNLTTYTNGVVDDGHAIAGEITTSVNQNIRVLNVALERFEYVMQNIPGVLDHLSGASDKMYYFNNAVARAIEAINVGGEVSEDDRYQIENSENQIYDNIAKANENKQRIENITGLINQLMYETDENGDYVYDEEGVRKLRALNAEEQKQLNAYLAELQQLTTDSGSNVSGMFGSVSTILETYKPYAESAGDEVIGETQNAIAALQDADYELKEATNGTRSIIDYLNSQEKLRLTGLGSDFDASLDSLHANLRGITGSLENINQDGKSTSHTLNSNLNAVNDQVNVIYHIISDKFDIIYNDNPEVFTDVSDEEIEKAKTGRVDSSRNKGTVKGDINIGGIAGAMAIDEEDPEENAAGNLSIGKGSKYTLKNIICECENEATVESKKDGAGLIVGYMAQGIVTSSNGYGLVKSLEGSYTGGIAGQSLSIIRDCNSLCLLDGNKYVGGITGYGTTITGCKAMVTWQKKPEERFGSVAGIVNTDPETKKAKLDNISGNYFVESKIGGIDDISLASIAEPVTYNGLLESGTIPNQFRHLKVVFEVEGEKLGEQELAYGDSMEKLVFPEGELREGYYIKWPDVTGMTMDGSYVMTGEYVATNKAIESSELYEDTQKHIAILGGSYGDDAQIVAETVDEPKYEIKSPTVEKKVVKYKISIDEGTYSQAADRKIRLYNPFKNSVVKVYRDGDWVEIPSKKVGSYLEIEMENNEEVFAIVERTTLFTRIIYLLAVAAVIGVIVLLVNKAILKHDFTLLKKRKGKKKEETDEKK
- a CDS encoding efflux RND transporter permease subunit; protein product: MAKPEKAAITKEDGDVMMKVASFIVDRRNLFFLLFGIALIFCAIASGMVKVENLLSAYLPSSFETSLGLDLMGKEYTTYGSAKIMVSNIVYEDAKDLSETIGKRDDVAMITFNETPDHYNNFSALFDITFKYEETDQRSLDGLDEIKEMLSDYDIFVSTSMGNAAAETIQKEMQTVSALVVVIVLVVLVLTSQTYAEIPVLLLTFGAAALMSAGTNFILGTISFVSDSVTIVLQLALSIDYAVIFCNRYKEEHENLPIREADIVALSKAIPEISSSSLTTIGGLVAMMFMQFGIGRDMAICLIKAIVLSLIAVFLLMPGLLMIFGPWMDKTKHKSFIPQIPFVGSFDYFTRFIVPPVFVAVIIGAFFIQNHCPFVYGYTKIETPIKNETQIATEMISETFGDSNFVAVNIPAGNYEKEKRLIQTYLSCPEVKSAQGLANIEAMGGYCLADKLTAREFSELLELDYEVSELLYMAYAVNDKNYAKLVNGISTYRVPLIDMIMFLHEEVDEGYVTLDDSMKETLDDAYEQMNIAKKQLQGEKYSRILVYLNLPQEGKETFEFLDQMHTMANKYYDGQILVIGEATSQYDLQKTFSRDNTVVTVISILAVLVVLLFTFKSAGMPVLLIAVIEGAIWINFAFPTIQKNNIFFMTYLIVSSIQMGANIDYAIVISGRFMELKDKMSHRDAIIETMNFAFPTIITSGSMLALAGISIGLLTSDGAICGIGQCLGRGTIISILLVMFVLPQILLIGASIIDKTSFEVSVPLGIERDTGLMRIDGRIEGQINGRIIGEVHAVVMGDVRALVQSGNMGRLEASDLNPEEMDLLFNDDIKKLEREAFEENKDIVSENSVSSETAAEEGFEKTDNPGQETLENPGSEYSKKPEGRKKNRNGRKRHENKKA
- a CDS encoding ATP-grasp domain-containing protein, which gives rise to MKKIFILGASALQVPAIKKAKEKGLYVYALDYDPEAVGIEFADEFLCISTIDRDAVLEAAKKYEPDYIITSTSDMPVRTVAFVNEQLGKRNDISYENSICATDKAAMRRRMKECNVPIPEFHVVSDEKEFMEAARLLGDRFVCKPADNAASRGVVLVNASGYKTPEEDIKQEKLKEIYNYTRQYSRSGEVLLEEFMEGPEVSVESFTVSGETNIITITDKMVTEVPFFVETGHTEPSRLPKEVQDDIKKVAKAAIKAVGIIDGPSHTEIKVTKEGAKLVEIAARLGGDFITSRLVPLSTGVDLIDLCISSTIGEKVDCKSSKNEGSAIRFLHSKEESSADGKEFVITAIEGVFEAEKMPGVVEISIYKKVGEKAGRLKNSGDRWGHIIAVGKNADEAEANAKKAEEHIVFRLGENA